A genomic segment from Gilvibacter sp. SZ-19 encodes:
- a CDS encoding M14 family zinc carboxypeptidase, producing MNLTHRYLPLRTITPVLNRLAASDLFTLKDLGLSVENRPIKALRFGRGDFKVLCWSQMHGNESTTTKALLNYFLALESDPKATQLFKSLTILAIPMLNPDGSERFTRENAHEVDLNRDAQALTQPESKILADVFTAFKPNLCLNLHGQRSIYGLTGTENPAVLSFLAPAADADRTITPARLKAMALINRITNKLHEDLGKQIGRYDDSFNLDCVGDTFTSSGVPTILFEAGQYLLDYQRNNTAALIQRAYKVLFDSLLVQDELPPADKILSAYLELPENTVNYCDIIVKGGLPESSGQHKDLQFQYQEVVENDRLRFIPQLLPKEETPRLYAHRYIDGSELSTLLKRLNRDSWPSFIDDYVQKKYSL from the coding sequence GTGAACCTAACCCATCGTTACCTACCATTACGTACCATTACGCCAGTTTTAAATCGCTTAGCCGCTTCAGATCTTTTTACTTTAAAAGACCTAGGGCTCTCTGTGGAGAACAGACCCATAAAGGCTCTTAGATTTGGGCGTGGTGATTTTAAAGTACTTTGTTGGTCTCAAATGCACGGTAATGAATCGACCACCACAAAAGCATTATTAAATTACTTCTTAGCGCTCGAGTCTGATCCAAAAGCTACACAGTTATTTAAGAGTTTGACGATACTTGCGATTCCTATGCTTAACCCTGACGGTTCGGAACGTTTTACACGCGAGAATGCCCACGAGGTCGATCTGAATCGCGACGCTCAGGCCCTGACGCAGCCAGAAAGCAAGATCTTGGCAGATGTTTTCACTGCGTTTAAACCAAACCTCTGTTTGAATTTACACGGACAGCGCAGTATCTATGGCCTAACTGGGACAGAGAATCCTGCGGTTTTGTCTTTTTTGGCGCCTGCGGCCGATGCGGATAGAACAATTACCCCAGCGCGACTAAAAGCGATGGCTCTAATTAATCGCATTACCAATAAGTTGCACGAGGATCTAGGCAAACAAATTGGCCGCTATGATGATAGCTTTAACCTAGACTGTGTAGGCGACACCTTTACTTCTAGTGGCGTGCCTACCATTTTATTCGAAGCGGGTCAATACCTCCTGGATTATCAGCGCAATAACACTGCAGCCCTTATTCAACGCGCATACAAGGTCTTGTTCGATAGTTTGCTTGTGCAAGATGAGCTGCCCCCAGCGGATAAAATATTATCGGCTTATCTGGAATTGCCGGAGAACACTGTCAACTACTGCGATATCATAGTAAAAGGCGGTTTGCCAGAATCTTCCGGACAGCATAAAGACCTGCAGTTTCAATACCAAGAAGTTGTTGAAAACGATCGTTTGCGATTTATACCGCAGCTATTACCCAAGGAGGAAACTCCTAGGCTTTATGCCCATCGCTATATTGATGGTTCTGAACTAAGTACTTTACTCAAACGTTTGAATAGAGACAGTTGGCCCTCATTTATTGACGATTATGTACAAAAAAAGTACAGTCTTTAA
- a CDS encoding Lrp/AsnC family transcriptional regulator translates to MAKFKLDDVDHQILDILIQNTRVPFTDIAKKLLISAGTVHVRVKKMEEAGIITGSSLTLDYTKLGYSFIAYVGVFLHNTSQTQFVLERIHEIPYVTVAHITTGKFNIFCKIRARDTLHAKDVIFKLDDIEGVMRTETMISLEESINDKKRLMHTIFNEL, encoded by the coding sequence ATGGCTAAATTCAAACTTGACGACGTAGATCATCAGATCCTAGACATCCTAATACAAAACACCCGTGTGCCTTTTACGGATATTGCTAAGAAATTGTTAATCTCAGCAGGTACCGTACATGTAAGAGTAAAAAAGATGGAAGAGGCAGGGATCATCACTGGTTCTTCTTTAACCTTAGATTATACCAAATTAGGGTACTCGTTTATCGCCTATGTGGGAGTATTTCTTCACAACACTTCTCAGACACAATTCGTGTTAGAGCGAATTCATGAAATTCCTTATGTAACTGTTGCTCATATCACTACAGGAAAATTCAACATCTTCTGTAAAATTCGTGCTAGAGATACTTTGCACGCTAAAGATGTCATCTTTAAACTTGATGATATTGAAGGAGTTATGAGAACAGAAACCATGATCTCCTTAGAAGAAAGCATCAACGACAAAAAACGTCTGATGCACACTATATTCAACGAACTCTAG
- a CDS encoding helix-turn-helix domain-containing protein: MVNTEAFSKRLKQIMDYYGLSSAAFAETIGVNRSSISHLLSGRNKPSLDFVIKVVESFEEVELYWLLNGKGEFPKAGATTYTEETPEIEQTKIEPEKKQEQQMVNDSSIEQIIIFYKDGSFKKYRPN; encoded by the coding sequence ATGGTAAACACAGAAGCCTTTTCTAAGCGTTTAAAGCAGATCATGGACTATTACGGTCTTAGCTCGGCAGCATTTGCAGAGACTATTGGTGTGAACAGATCTAGTATCTCTCACCTACTTTCCGGACGAAATAAACCCAGTTTGGATTTTGTGATAAAGGTGGTCGAGTCTTTTGAGGAAGTTGAACTCTATTGGCTGCTCAATGGAAAAGGCGAATTTCCAAAAGCGGGCGCAACTACTTATACAGAGGAAACGCCTGAAATTGAACAAACCAAAATTGAGCCAGAGAAAAAGCAAGAGCAACAAATGGTTAACGATTCTTCAATTGAACAGATCATCATCTTTTACAAAGACGGAAGTTTTAAGAAATACCGACCCAATTAA